The Vigna radiata var. radiata cultivar VC1973A unplaced genomic scaffold, Vradiata_ver6 scaffold_351, whole genome shotgun sequence genome segment acatatttaatccatatttttttatttaatttcactttccaaaattattttctttcaagcTCCATATAACTTCTTCTCTATTCATAATCCGAGTTTagttttttaacataaaaaagtttatgttaaaattttaatataataaaagttaagttTTTCAGTtacatctatttatttttaatttcaatgaatattatatatttagtttttataaccTACTCTTTAttcaaatcaatataaaagttatttaattgtCATCTGtttaaatagtatatttttctgcaatttctgttttttatttctttatttatatctctatttttttaatataaacataagtaaaataagtatttttaatataactttttaaatatatcttcATAAAGTTTTCAATGACtcaataaatattcttttcattaagtagtttagtttttttttatcacaactaattaaacaaataatctGAAATTGAACCTAAATTCAATGTGAACAAATCCATAAATTTGAATAAGtctttatgtatattttttgttacaattaattttcaatattttcttcttccttagatGCCTCCTCAGCTCGAATTAGTATACTGCTAGTgcttacttttattttgaatttacaataaggaaaaaattatttttattccttCTTGAAtcgataattttgaaaaatcattaatgacttattttttatttggtaaaattttattaacttatatatttaatagaatctcatttattatttaatagaaattcaaactaattttgtttaataatagaaaaaagaaaatattaaagcattgtattttgttttttttgtctatGTTTTTCAGTTATTATTATAGCATCAAATTCGTCACCCGGCGGTGACACTGGACGAGGAAAGTCTACACGCATaggattaaaaaaatactagaGACACATATTTTACACGTTTCATACTGTTACTGTACCGTGACGAGACATTCAATAACAGCCAGATATGGTAGCACCCCGTGTGCGTGCGTTCGTGTGTGACTGTGCACTTTCTTACACTGCACCACCTCGCTCTCTCCGTCTAAATAGCTTCCACTTTCACGTTCTTCTTCTTGTGCGCCTTCTGCACAATTGAATCTAAACTCTCTGAATCTGAATCTTAATGCAACCTTGTTGTTCCCAACACGGTAATCTCTTCCTTTCCCTTTCTGTCtcaaaatttcatcaatttaGCTATTGCATGttggtttttcacttttttctgtGTGTGTTTTGGATCGAACCCATGCCAGGGATTTTTCAGGGGTCTGTTTTTTTACTTCTGATTttggaaattgaagaaaaatatgaaatgggggtatgaaaaaattgattttgtttccCTGGGGAGAGGTTAAACCCTTGGATTGTGGTGTAACCGTGTAAGGGTAATGAgattcatgtttttattttttgtttttcgatcaaattcatgtttttattttttgttttattttgttttcctgaGCTGAAGTTTTGATTGGTTTCCGGAAGGAAAAGATGAAGtgggaaagggaaaaaaatgttatgtttttgaaaatccTATTCTTCGGGTTGTTGCattgtttttgtatattttattttttaatcagtaTGTTTTAGAGTTAATGGGCCTATGTTTCATGGTTATAAGGATGTCTTTTTTGCAGGTGCGGTTTTGCTGCCAAGGTTACTGAAAAGAGGTTCGATGCTGGAAACTTTTTCCCttgtaatttgatttattttttctaatgaaTGAGCGTTTATGTGCTTTTTGCGGCTTTGCTGTTGTTGATTCCTGTAATCCATGTTTTCTTTTGCTTGaattacttataatttaataccttaacttttctcttttaatgTTTCATGCCATCATATCGTGTTGATTTTCATTTGGGCTATGTTGTATCCCCAATCACTTTTATTGCCAGGCTTCCTCTTGTAAAAATTGCCTGTTTATTGTGTGTACTATTCCATTGGTTGAAGCTTGtctttttgttatgttttgtggGGAAACGGAGAGGTGCTTCTCTATTTGAGTAACAAttgaatttagaattttaacatCCCTAGGAATCTTTGATCTCTAGTCTTTTAGTCATATTTTAGCTGTCTCTGCTAAAGCCTTGTTCAGAAACATACAATTGAAATATGAATTCTATCTGCCTTAGATTAAGTATATTATCATGTACGTTTATGAAACTTCTTTTCACTTTGTTTGGATACTCATTGAAATGGAGAGGAAAGAAATAGAATGGAATCAAATAAAGAGGATagaatttgagattaattaGAGAgtaattttaaagttgtttgGATTGATGGAATTAGGAAGGAATGACAGGAAATGATTTCTTTCTAATTATTTGGTTTGatagaaaagtaaataaaattaaatattaaatgttagtACATTGTACTTAAACACAGTGAGTTCAAAATTTTCACTGGATCTGTATAGGTATCTAAAATTTGTAGGTAGAATATGGTTTTGCACATTCTGTCACTGGGTTTACTGAGAACAAGGATCAAGAATATTACCATCCTTTTCTGTGGCTCGACCATTATGTATTAGAAATTTCTGCTACaatattatgatttaaaaatcaGTTTTAATCATTAAGTTCCTGTTAAGTTTCCTTTAAGTTCTGCTGTCATTGACATCTCATGAGAGAGATAATGAGATAataaatatctgaaaattttCTCTTTACATGTGTGGCATCATGACTAACTTCGTTTAGCTATGATGTTTGCTTTCAAAATTCATTCCACATTAGTAAAGTTTCATCGggaatttttctattatttttaacctTCTAAAGTGGatctaaaacaattattttaccTATTCTACTTCTATATTGGtgtatagattatttttaattctcctCCATTCCTGCTTTTTTAACTTGATTTACTTTCAGATCTCCGTGATCCCTTGACATGCATAAGCAACTTCCACTCTCATGTATCTTAATGAATAGTATGCTAATACGCAAAAGTAAGAGCTTTTTCTCAATGCAATGTTTTATTTGCGAAGTAACTGCATAACCTACTACCTTTGAAGGTTTCAGTTTTATGCATTATGGAAGAATTTCTACTATCACCCTTTAGAAACTGTGGGCATAATTCTATGGTCTATTTGGGTGAGGTAATAGAGAGTTAAGAGTATTTGTCAATTTGGgattgaagaaattaaaaattttgacattGCTGAGTTGCATTTTAGGAAGGAATTTTGAGGTATTCAGTTTTGCCATATATATGAAATGAACAGACAAACCCTTTCTGCATTGTACAACCCTATGCCTCCTGTATGTGAACCAGTGGCCAGCATGAGGTGGCTCCCTGTGAGCCTAGTGTCTGTTGTTTACCCCCTCCCTACTTCTCCTCTGTTTCTTTTCTTACTCACTGTCTAGAAACTgcaaaaaatatctttaaaaggAGGAGCTAGTTTGATGCACTGtcatagttttctttttcaagggcttcattttcttttgtacatggatttctttttaaagtttatatgaGGGAATTTTCCTAAATTTAGGTATAGCCTGCTGCTAATATCAGGTGATTAGGGTGCATATAAATTATTGACTAGGAATGTGATCACTTCacttaaattaatacaaataaaatgtcCACTTAATTCCATGTAACCAAAGttcaaaatgaatttaatgTTATAATCGTCATTGTTGGCAGTATAGGATTTGAGAGGGATAATACGAGAAAGGAGTGGGATTAAAAGAAATAGTACGCCAAGATGAATGAGTTGGTCCACAGGATCGgacaagaaaagaaataattattattgaatagATATTGGTGTTATATCTACAGAGGAAAAGATTGTTGAAAATTGATTATGATAGTTGGACCAACCAAGGTTATCAAATTGAGATTCAAATCATGAATCGTGTAGCTAATTTTTAAATCGTGAATCATAATGTGTATTGCATAATATTatttagagagaaggaaaagaataaCTTAAATTGGCAGcgtattaattttaaaatagaaatagatAAAACAACTTGACCataattcttcaaataaaattgtaagTTATATCTAGTATTATCAGATGGAAGTGCCATGGTAAATAAATAACGAAAATTTAACTGATCACCATTATGGTGTGGTGGATTTCAAATGATGGCCATCATACGTGATCTATTGGTGGCCATGGTGCGCCCATGGAGGAAattagagaaaattaaaaaatataatttgaacaATGCGGCTTGacacaataaaaatttgaacacTATTTGAATGGAAATCTCTATTTGATGTCGTGTCCGGTAttcatgtttgtgtttgtgctaCATATCATACTAGTTTTATGATGCAAGTGTTTTGGGGAGGCAGGTTAATCACTGTCAAGAAGCagacataaaattattttagttattgagaaaattaaatttgtataatgCTGACTGTTTCTGCTTTTGTTTTGGTAgcttatacaattttttttaatctttgcaTGGACACCAGAGTAACAGAAATTACCAAAGATGGatcaacaaaaccaaaataacaCTCCAGATGGCTCAGGAGATGTGCCTTTGAAGCGCAAGCGTGGTCGTCCAAGGAAATACCCGAAGCCAGATTCAGAGGAGAGTTCCTATATCCTAGTTAGTCAAAATAAAAGGCAGAATCCTGTTCGTGCAGAACAAACGCCTGTGCCTCCTGGCTTTGAAACAGTTAATGGAAGTCAACAATTTCAAAGGGGTCAAGAGAGTCATTTAAATAATGCAATGGTGGGCCAACTAGTTTCTGGTGTAATTGAGGCTGTATTTGATGCTGGATATTTGCTCAGTGTTAGAGTTGGTGATTCTGATACTACTTTGAGGGGGTTGGTCTTCAAGCCTGGACGATACGTTCCTGTCTCGCCTGATAATGATGTTGCTCCGAGTGTTCCAATGATCCAAAGAAATGAGGTTTCTTTCCCTTCAAGAGCAGCACAGTTTCAAACTCCTCTCCCAAAGGAGAGGAATGAACAGCCAGTGAATGTTCATAGAGTTGAAACTCTTGCAATGAATGGCTCACCGTCTGTCCCTCAGATACCTAGAGGAGCTGTTAGTTCTAGTAACTTGGTTGCCTCTTCTGGAAAGAATGTGCCTTCTGTGCCAGGCCAGATCACTCATCAACTACCCAGAGGTAATGTGGTGCCTGTAATGCTCCAACCTAATAATTTTGCAAATGGGGTGCCAGTTTCTAATCAACCATCACAAGTCAACACCCAAGTTTCTCTAGGGAGTGGAGTGATATCTTCCAAAGAAATTCCTGTAGATGGAAACCCTTCTCTTGTATCTCACACTCAAACTATCTCACACTCAACCGGCATGCAAAGTGAAGATGCTCAACCACATAATCAATCTTCATCTCATGTGGTGAATGAAGATGAAGCCAAATCTATCAGAATGCCTAGCATGCCTTTTGAGCATCTGGTTACTGAAGTTGTCAAGAGGATCCAAGATCCATCAGAGGCCATGGATAATGAGACTACTGACAACTGCAAGTCAGGTGATAATATGGTAGAGAAGGATCCAAGTGGTACTCAGGAAGACAAAGTTAATGATGTAGATCAACCCATCTTGATTAAGCCACTGCAAGCTGTACAGTCTTGTCCTCCGGAAATCTCAACATCTGCTCCCAAGCCTTCAGACTACACCGAAACTGGCAGAATGACTGAGCTTTTGCAGGTAAAACAAAAGATTTAACCTATTTGTATTTCTTAGGCTTTTGAGTGTGAACTAGGGGTGATGGAAGAAACCGAGACTTTGTTACCCTTTAGTTGCTATGTACCTAAATTGGGACATATGTATTAATGCGCTCTAATTTATCAAGGTTTTTCAACATAACAATACGGAGAACCAGGCATCCAAAGCAGCAGAGCTAGAATCTGGAAACAAGTTGGATGATATAAGGATTTTAGGAACTGGACTTGAAGATGGTGGAACTATTCAATCAACAAAGCCGTTCTGAGCATTGAATCTGGTTTATATATGTCATCCTTAGTGGCTATTGTGCCACCAGGTTTATCTGTCATAAGTAGGTAACATATCTGTCATAGTGAATATTCAGCTTTTAGTTCTAATCTCAATGAtgttaaacattttcaaacgTGCAAGCCTCATTAAATTTGGTGAAGATAGCTTGTTATAGctataattaattgttttatattagaGACCATTCCTTCAAGTCGGATGTTAATTACTTTCTTAGCAAATCAAATATTGTCCAAAACTTCAATTAAATGTTTCAAGCCATTTTATGAGGCAGTCAATTGTACCTTGTGCTTGTTATTCACTGTTGTCTTTGTTGCACATCTAGTTTTTGCTTTGAAACAGCATTGGCCTATTCTGTGATAGTTTTGTTCTTTGAGTTCCATGATACAGTGCTGGATAGTTCCAGAAAAAAATAACTCTTGTTTTCACTGTTATGTCCATCTGGTTGATGAATTAAATGGATGTTTAGATTCCAGTTGAGGAAGCTCAAACGTAATTTTACTCCTAAAGCAATAAATTTTTACTCCATTTTTGCTTTGGAATATGAGAATGTGCATTACAATTTCCAGAATCACATTTGCAACTTTTGTCCAAACATAGCCTAAAGGAGATTGTCACTATGTCTTGATTGGGTTAGAGGGAGCCTTTGGTgatgcatacatatatatatttatgcacTATTGATATTAGAGTCTTCTCTTTTTAAACCATTgagttttacattgtttttatttttcacgtATATCCCAATCTAAAATATGGAAAATGGTAATAATTGTTCCAACACATTTGATTAAGGAATAACAAGTAAAAATGTAATATCCTTTCTTCTATGATTTCTAATGCAacttgaataataattttatttattgattcaattccttaataagttttttaaaggAAGTGGTAAGTAAGactttttaaataactaaattgagCTTTTTGATAAGTATTATACGTGCAACCCATTTAAAAAAGACAtttaagcaaataaaaaaagtcTAATAAATCCAAATCAACCAGTCTGTAAAAATGACGAAAGTCAGATTTGGTGAAGTTAATTTCTACTTTATTCCCtaaatcttaatatatttttaaggagTAATTTCAATCTAattgttttggaaaataaaCTACAACTTCACACAAATAATTGTAACCATGATTTCGTTTGATTCCAGCTTACATCAATAAATCACAGGTGTGAAATGGTGAAatcaatcattttattatttaattccactttccaaaattattctttcaagtTTCACATAACTTGTTCTCTATTCGTAATccgattttagttttttaacctaaaaaagtttgtgttaaaattttaatataataaaaattaacttttttggtTACAGTTATTCTTTAATTAgaatgaatattatatatgtagTTTTTATAACCTACACTTTCATTCaaatcaatacaaatatattcattttttttatctgttgaaatagtataattttcaacaatttctgtttttatttatttatttctaatgcaaaaaagaaaaattaaaaaaaaaaatatttttgatatgactttttaaatatattaataagcatattatcttaaaatattaatattaatactgtatattaaaattagtattaggattaaatatgtttttagtctatGTACTATTAAgagattttagttttaatctcttttttaaaataagattcgTTAAGGTTCCTTGGTGGTTGTTGTTAGAAATTTGAGTAACGCCAATGAAGATGCTGGTGTGGACTGCCATGGAGTCGCGATGGCCGACATTGGATGGAAGATAGAAGGAAGAGACGAGGGTAAAAACTGAGAAACACTGGTGTTAGTCTACcgttaattatgttaattttggaagactaaaatcaaaatttcactaaaaccaaaagaaactaaaaacatatttaacttttaatattattacataaacaagacaattaaatttaaacttttcaatgtctcactaaatattttttttattcattaagtAGTTTAATCTGAAATATCAacaactaattaaataaataatctgAAATCGGACCTAAATTCAATGTGAGTAAATCCATAAATCTGAATAagtctttatatattttttttgttacaaattttcaatgttttattcTTCCTTAGATCCCTCCTCAACTCGAATTAATAAACTGCTAGgacatatttttgtatattttatttttaatcagtATGTTTTAGAGTCAATGGCTTGTGATTTATGGtatggataataatatttagaaaacatttttttaataacatttgaacattgattacatgtcatCATGTGATTGGtatggataataatatttaaccatttttttcacTGTTGCTTCCTTTTGCTGGCAAGGTTACTGAAAGAGTTTCCATGTCAGAAATTTTTTATCTTACCgttcgaattttttttttctagttacCCATGTTCggttcaataaatattttaaggatATATTTGTTGTCacgataaaataatatataattaaatctcaataattttattgtattttatataatttttaatattatatatattaaatttgattggtttgattaatattatttttatatttttttttattaatattaattacaaaatatatgatagctttttattatcttttattttataaattgaatttttgaaggtttagaaatgttataaatatatattgttgttttaAGGAATGACATATTTTCCCATACTTATTCATAGATTTATTTAGATCTAACCTCTCTTCTTTTCTCGTGTTCCGGTTTCAATAAGAACATTAAtgaatgtaatttatatttattttttttggtgtcattgatttatttaattcatatattttcttttacttgaattatcttaactttttttatttaagttgtgTTCTCTTACAAGAAAGGATtcgaagaagatgaaaaagataaatttggATAGATTTAAAGGTGAAGTTTGggttatttttataagatatttgaaGGCTAGAATGAATTTGAGAATAGAGATTATAAAAGTTTGGAAAGAATTTGAGTGAAGTgatagattaatttttttaataaattaaaaaaaaataagattatcaGATTGTccttgatattaaaaataatataaaatgatatttaggtaaattagaattattttataattttcttttaatgaataaGTTTTTCTATGAAAAAgtattaattgaaatatataaataatacaatatatttttggttttaaaaaaaaaaattttgatttccaatattaaaacataaaataattaaagatttatTATCACACACAAAATATGAAGCCACAATCATAATTCTCTATATCAAATCAAAAGCAGATATTGAGATGTAGAGGAATGAAACTTCTTTTCAATTTGTTTGGATTTTGATTGACATGTAGAGGAATGAAATGAAGAGGATAGAAATTGAGATGAATTAGAGTGGATTTTTAAAGTTGTTTGGATTGATGCAATTACGAAGGAATGAGAGgaaatgatttcttttataattatttggttaaattgaaaattaaatgaatataaaatattcagtTATAGCCAGAATATGTTTTTGCACATTATGTATTAGAAAATTCTGCTACActattatgatataaaaattagttttaatatacATGTTTAGCTAATTTTCATCTCTACCTGTGTTACTGATTTTTATTTCACAGATAAATGgctaaagaaattattaaagataatttggtAAGTATGTTGAAAGGTATGGAGAATTTATTGAATATAGCTCATGAAGATACTGCAGTGCCAAAGTCTAAAAATTCAATTGGCAACAATGACACAAGAACATAGCAAAACATGAAATACCAATGATAGATATTATACGTACAACCCATTTTACAAGGCGtttctacaaataaaaaaaattaatatattatattaggttagcacatttaatcaaaataatttatatcttatatatttGATCAGCACATTTTAGATGCTTTCTCCGGATTTAAtctttagtaaaaaaatatctaatatttatatatatttgaaatcagtgtcaaattattcaaatattcaaGTGACATTTTGAGTTCTTATAAGAAGATTTTCCAGTTAGGACAATAAAACTCCATACTTTCTTAAACTATGGAACaaggttataaaaaaagtagtcTTTTTTTCTTGCATTTCCACAATTTCTTCACACACCccctaattttgaaaatgatcaTTTACTCTTCATGAAAGTGACTTTTAGataacttgttttaaaaatttatcggAACAAGCTTTCCGAAATTTctgaaatatgatttttgaaacaaaactttcaaaataagatttttagAATAAGATATTCAGAACGTATATAATACTTTTCAGAacaaatttttagaaatatatgaaacatgttttgaaaaaaaaaagaaattgagaacaaacttttttttcacTGGTCCTCTGATTTTTTTCTACAATGTTTCATGTATTTCTactgttatttatttgaatgtcTTTATATGCTCAATAATTTTTGATCCAGTTCTATTGAGTTGAGGAATAACAAGCTTACATTATATTCCATAATATATTGCATTCAGAAATACAAttgtaataatgtttttattaaaactgaaaaacgAAATTCACAAATACTTtctgaattaattttaaaataatttcagttTCGTTTCTATTGaacacaattaatttaattaaatgtatataaaaataaaaaccaaaggCTCAGAATGTCCCCAAAAACTCttggtttatttaatttttaaattttgttacattCAATGTTTAATGTTTGTAACGAACTCTTTCAAGATTAGTTAGtcagataaataaataagaaatagagATTTGCATTCAATAtgcttaattttataatgaattctTCAAGATCAATTGCCAAACATATAAAATCAACCTTTAAAGGATGAAATATTCCCCAATTCCAATGATAGAATTGAACCTTGAGGACTTCCAAAACTTCTCAAACGTATACTGCTTAAATATCAGGTAATTGTCCAGCTGAAAGTCACTGTACACTCAGTTCTTACAAATAAGAGAGGGCAAAATTTTTATAGCATAATAATAATCTATTAgggaaaaacaaagaaaaagaaaaaggaaaatgagcCTTGAATCATTG includes the following:
- the LOC106779199 gene encoding uncharacterized protein LOC106779199 codes for the protein MDQQNQNNTPDGSGDVPLKRKRGRPRKYPKPDSEESSYILVSQNKRQNPVRAEQTPVPPGFETVNGSQQFQRGQESHLNNAMVGQLVSGVIEAVFDAGYLLSVRVGDSDTTLRGLVFKPGRYVPVSPDNDVAPSVPMIQRNEVSFPSRAAQFQTPLPKERNEQPVNVHRVETLAMNGSPSVPQIPRGAVSSSNLVASSGKNVPSVPGQITHQLPRGNVVPVMLQPNNFANGVPVSNQPSQVNTQVSLGSGVISSKEIPVDGNPSLVSHTQTISHSTGMQSEDAQPHNQSSSHVVNEDEAKSIRMPSMPFEHLVTEVVKRIQDPSEAMDNETTDNCKSGDNMVEKDPSGTQEDKVNDVDQPILIKPLQAVQSCPPEISTSAPKPSDYTETGRMTELLQVFQHNNTENQASKAAELESGNKLDDIRILGTGLEDGGTIQSTKPF